The Manihot esculenta cultivar AM560-2 chromosome 8, M.esculenta_v8, whole genome shotgun sequence genomic interval CTCTTGAGTCCAGGAGAACTTGAAAGTGCATGTAAAGATGGCAGCTTTAGACTGCAAGAAGCATATGAATCACATGGAACATCAAATTATATTTGAGTATATATGCATATATGAAATGATTTGAGTTCCCAAAGAATTATGCATGATTTGCCTCAAATTCATAATTAATTGAAGATTCTCATTCCCATTCTCTTTTCCTGGAAATCAAACAAAGTGAATACATAGAAAAGTATATGAATTTTGAGGTAGTTCTTAAGCCTGCTAGACTGCTAGTGGATATAAAGAAGGATTTAAAGTCTAATTCAGAGGCTTTAAAACAATGCTAGGCAAGAAGAAAGAAGCACAAATTACCATCGAACTGATATTTTCTCATTTATTGACAGATAATTTCATTAGAGAAATCAACAGGCAAGAAAAGCTACATATTGAGTTCAAGGGAGATTTCAATTTCTTGGGCTAACAATCCTCTCTACTGGTCCTGGAAACCTCACCTGCATTCAAGGTTGGCATAAATTTATATTCTGAAAGtctcaaaacatggagaaaaaaaaaaaaagaaaaaaaaactcacaATGTTTTCGATTTTCTTGATCTTTCTCAGGTTCCGAGAAGTAGTTGAACTCAGAACCATTTGTTGGCTCCAAATCAATGGCAAGTTCAATACCCAGATGCTATCTTCAAGAACTGATTATGGAGTCTACCTCATTTTCAAATTTGCTGACCGGGCTTATGGACTAGACACGTTACCATCAGAGGTATCAGTCGAAGTTGGCAACTTCAAAATGCAAAGCAAAGTCTACTTACGCCGGCAAGACAAGAGCAAACAAGCTGTAGACAGCGTTGGCTTTCCGAACCGGATGACAAGATCAAGAGCCCAAGGAAGAGATGGAAGCAGGAGCAACGATGGTGCACCTTGTGAGCGGGAAGATGGGTGGATGGAGATTGAATTGGGTAGTTTTTATAACCATGGAGGAGAAAACAAGGAAGTGGAGATGGGCCTAAAGGAGGTCACCGGCGAGCACTTGAAAGGTGGCCTCATAGTTGAGGGAATAGAGATTAGGCCCAAACACTGATTTTTGCATTCAAACGCCCGATTCTTGAGTGGTAGGTTTACAATTACAGGGAAATTATAAGGGTATAGTTGGAAATACGTGACTATTAAACCCTAACCCTGGCCTTTAGTTGCCCCTTTATAAATCCTTTCCCCTGATTCTTCTTCTTGGTCTCCTTGCGGGTTCATCCTGCAACAGCTCTCTATGTGTTATTTTCATTTGAGTTCTTTTGCTTTCAATTGTTTATGAAATGTTGTGTGATTgaatcattttcttctttttttggcTAGGATGATAAATGTTTTAATCCCAGCTCATTATGAGACCTTCTTCAAGGTCTGGGAATTGACTCTGTCCAACATTTATCTGAGCTTTTCTATATCTAGGCCTTGAGTTATGATTGTTGGTTTTGTTCCTTACTGATTTTTTCAGACATTCGATCTAATTTGTACAGATTTGGTAATGGGTAAGTTCTATTACTGCTGGATTCAGAAACTATACTGATTCTATGACTAGTGATGGATGAAATAATTTTCTGGCTACTCATTTAACCTCATGGTGCCTAACATGCATAATAAATTAAGGATAATTCCCAGTTCTGTTTACTGTAGTGGCATTGGTGATCCTACGGTGACTGATTTTGTGTCTGTTTCATCTGAATCTTGCAAATGAAAGTTGATTTAGCTGTTATGTTCTTGGGCAGATCAATTCTGTTCTTGAAGTTAAAAGTTCCCCAGTTCTGATTATTTCATGATCATCATTTATGCATTGTATGTTGATTAGATTATTCAACTGAGGTGAAGCTTAGGGATGTTGAAGAAAGATTCCCGATGATGCATTGCTTCTTCGTGAACCATGCTAATGCTGATCATTGCATGACTGAAACATTATCCCCTGAGGGAAGAGTCTCAtttgttcctttttttttttaatggctTTGAAGGCTTAATGGCCATATTCTGCACGCAGATTTGTGTTGAATATCGAAGCCCTCTTATTTGAGCGGCTACTGTTGTCTGAGATTTTGGGTTAGTGTTTgaataattgatttatttaaatgtcGCACATAGTTCTTCTTGGGAATTAAGAATGTAGTTTCCAGGATTTTATCTGTGCGTATATCAAAATCCTTTCTGCTTGAGCCTTctccttctttcttcatggagaTGTGCTCCAATGTTATTGGATTACATTATTTATGTTCCTGCATCATTCTTCATAGCAATGTGTTAACAAATTAAACAGATTTTTTTGGGTACTGAGAATTGGTTCATTTGCAAAGATTTAGTTAAAGGAAGAGAAATTTATGAAATTCCTGCAAGGATGATGATTGTGAACCTTTTTGCCTCTGAGAAAATAAGTAGAAGGTCTTGAGAGGGTAAGACCTTAATGTATGGGTCCTTTTCTAAATTGGGTCCTTTTCTAAGATCCAAATGTTGGTGGGAAACTGGGAATCCAACTGAACAACACAAGGCAAAAATCATAAATGGACAAACGAAATTAGAATTGAGAGGTGAAATTAGAGTTACGAGAGGAAATCGATACTGCTTTAAGCTTTTAGTCGCAGCAAACATGTTTTGACCTCCTACCTGCAAACTAAGAAGACCATCTTTGCAAGAGAACCCCTAAGGCTCCAGCCATAGAAAAAAGGAAACATTGAGAAAAATCTACTACTCCCCTTCCCAGCAACTAATAAAATCCCTTGGGCAGTTATTcaaaatttgattaataaaatatctcTAGAGGAAGACAGGGCTAATTGGTCAAATGGGATCATTTAGTAaaacttattattaaaatatttctcaaaTTTTGTAAATAATTGGTTGTCTTATAATAAGAATATTCTGACTTATACCTCTCAAGATTGTCTATCTAGTGAGATTctattgaaattatatttttattaaaatttattttacttaaattagaattaatttaatataattatattgaatttaaattcattaaatgcATCATTGATTAATTAGATGAGCCACCCGATGGAAGCTGGAGACTCAAATTGGTATATTGTTTATCTAACTTTTATTCTATactaaaaaaactttttttttaaataaattaatagattGGCATTTCTATATTTAATGTGGTAAACATTGggcatttttatatttattaaatgtaaaatgtgataaatgattattataaaatataaaattttcatttaaaggAAAAATGTGATTTATTATGTTCTTTAGAAAAATATGCATcagagataattttttttttctagttttaaaaatgttttaaaaaaaattagaaaaataatttttttattttaatttctacctatttaaaaataatttagagaaatattttataatatttgaggGTACGACTTTAGTTATACTGTAAATTAAATTGTGGTATAAATTTAGCGGAGGAGAATATAGTGTCAAACAACTTTGGTATAAATTTAACAACTTTGGTATAAATTTAATGGAGGAGAAATTTAACGGAGGAGAATATAGTACCAAACAATTTTGATTCCCTAGTTAGGGAACAAAGTCTGACTCTAAAGAATATTACAGTCCCAAAAATCATTAAATCCTATGTAAGTAGGTTAGTTTAACATTGAGTGATTAGCTCTGCGATGAGAGGTGGATCGAATTGATTACGTGCTTGGGTCTAATCATAAAAAGTTTAGTCTAGTGATATGACATAAGATAAAAGAAACAAGTTTAGTCATTTTGTGGTGTGGAGAGATATTCTGATTGTTCGTTCGTATGAATTTGCGTAACAGAGATAGTGACATTGTAACAGAAAAGCGATTAGACGTCActagcaaataaaaaaaaaataaaaaaatgcttTCTTCTCTTATAAtctaactttaaattttattttttttttagattttaaaatatgaaacgCAGTGGATGTGGAttctaaattataaaatggtataaaaatatttatataaaaaaatattaaaataattttaattaaatattttaatttaagtgaaaaataaatttaaaattatatatgccAATTTTAACTGAATAATTCTTGCCAAGAAAGCATTCGGGAGAAATTTATCGTCTTAATTCGTTATAAGCAGTAGAAATGGAATAGCCATGTGAGGTTGATCTTTGGCTTACCTAAAAGACATAGCAATCAAAGACTTATAATTTTAGCATAGTGCGTGCTTACGTGTAGCGTATGGTGGGTTACATCACCATTTTTTGCTTTGTTGGTTAAATACATAGCACCATTTATTCTCTTATCTTTTttcctaaaaaatattttttttaattttagttttgttttattttttcattatataataatttaataattgcaACTGAAGTATAATCGTGATATACACTTACTttttgtattataaaaattaaattattcacagtttaaaatttaaattgataaaacaaaataaaattaaaattaacaataaaattttttatgcatttcattatttgctaaatatataatttatctccttaatttttttataaaaagttaatttatCTCTTGATTTTATCTTCATCCatttaaatgttaaattataaaataatttaattctatgtacataatatttatttatatgtccttatattataagaattaaattattttataattaaaagttatttttataatataaaattaaattatttaaaattttaaaagtaaaacgacaaataagataaaaataaagttaataagtaaaataattttttgtgaaaaaataagagaatgattattttcattttaaggtTGAATCACCCATTACTAATCATCTTCAATGGAATAGATAGATAACTTAAAAGAATATGCATGTCCACATCATATGTGGGCCATGGTTTGTGAGTCATTCGCCCTACTGACACCTGGAA includes:
- the LOC110620638 gene encoding F-box protein PP2-B15; protein product: MFTSCRHKDKLEKDNVVIITKYICIKYPKFLTQQTKGLKMSLDLLPEDCFAYILSLTSPKNACCISVVSSEIRALAGLDAVWEKFLPSDYPEIISRLVSPVTCSPKKELFLMLCNPQLIDEGRKIISLEKSTGKKSYILSSREISISWANNPLYWSWKPHLHSRFREVVELRTICWLQINGKFNTQMLSSRTDYGVYLIFKFADRAYGLDTLPSEVSVEVGNFKMQSKVYLRRQDKSKQAVDSVGFPNRMTRSRAQGRDGSRSNDGAPCEREDGWMEIELGSFYNHGGENKEVEMGLKEVTGEHLKGGLIVEGIEIRPKH